One window of Candidatus Hydrogenedentota bacterium genomic DNA carries:
- a CDS encoding ABC transporter permease, whose translation MAGTARVAPSCIEKPHNTMPRVVYTAESEALHPRHVFPAMVRGLYQSRYMAVRLFVRDLKSDHAKSVLGLIWELVDPLVLGFIFYCLMRTRVITPGPTGIPYPLFIIYGLLLYATFMESTMKMIQLVHNAKALLAQLKLPPEALILSVILRVLFNSLFRVAVMLFFALLLSAGELEPGMRAFSLPGFLKFLALYPAIILAGASIGLLLAPFNAIFSDVGTAVRIALGPYRYLSPVLWPIPVTGAWYYANLVSPIAPILNDLRLLATHDTMQEPVAFFVRCGIYGLVFLAGWFVFHASLPVLAERA comes from the coding sequence GTGGCCGGGACGGCGCGCGTGGCGCCGTCCTGCATCGAGAAACCGCACAATACCATGCCGCGAGTCGTCTATACAGCCGAATCGGAGGCGCTGCACCCGAGACACGTGTTTCCCGCCATGGTGCGCGGGCTCTACCAGTCGCGCTACATGGCGGTGCGCCTGTTCGTGCGCGACCTGAAATCGGACCATGCCAAATCGGTTCTCGGCCTGATCTGGGAACTGGTGGACCCGCTGGTCCTGGGGTTCATTTTCTATTGCCTGATGCGGACGCGCGTCATTACGCCGGGGCCCACCGGCATACCCTATCCCCTGTTCATCATCTATGGGCTGCTGCTCTATGCGACGTTCATGGAATCCACCATGAAGATGATTCAGCTGGTCCACAACGCAAAGGCGCTGCTGGCCCAGTTGAAGCTGCCGCCGGAAGCGCTGATTCTTTCCGTGATCCTGCGCGTGCTCTTCAATTCCCTGTTCCGCGTCGCCGTCATGTTATTCTTCGCGCTGCTCTTGTCCGCCGGCGAACTGGAGCCGGGGATGCGCGCGTTCTCCCTGCCCGGTTTTCTCAAGTTCCTGGCGCTGTATCCGGCCATCATCCTCGCGGGCGCGTCCATCGGCCTGCTGCTTGCGCCGTTCAACGCGATATTCAGCGACGTCGGCACGGCCGTGCGCATTGCGCTCGGCCCCTACCGCTACCTGTCGCCCGTGCTCTGGCCCATCCCGGTGACGGGCGCCTGGTACTACGCGAACCTGGTCAGCCCCATCGCGCCGATACTCAACGACCTGCGCCTGCTCGCCACCCATGACACGATGCAGGAACCTGTGGCATTCTTCGTCCGTTGCGGCATCTACGGCCTTGTCTTTCTGGCGGGCTGGTTCGTCTTTCATGCGTCCCTGCCCGTGCTGGCGGAGAGGGCGTAG
- a CDS encoding FkbM family methyltransferase — protein sequence MSEGKKRIRFRVAGMLAACVRRSGLLKRLLHAVLDHGDSALLRETLLHEDARRLRALLSESDHQLLRKFLSESDHRLLRLVLFENDLVLLRSFLFEKEYRLFGKLAAEKNQEALRAVLVAQDFRLLDAVLRFDNRRVLMHALRADGFALYREASLKDHAAALAALLATDEGLDALQSVFRRDGGERLADLLRRQDFRPLRELLESRHGRVLLEFLKWREGSILRRLLVDHDLLPEIMDNEPNRGAIALETMRRRLEKLFARSPGLEARFAQARREIRSEDHLRGRFLDAVMDGDAVQLAQGVMRVPDRAAFWSLLHEILLYEDYYFACDTDAPRIIDCGAHVGMAIYYFKTLYPQAKVTAFEPVPQLRALAESNMALNGFTDVEILPFALSERRETRTFFVSDSYSMAGSLADRREAAGDTVHTIEVECVPLSAYLQEPVHYLKIDIEGAEDAVLTEAGPWLHNVQHIFCEYHHGLGLAYDRLARILTLLDRAGFEVVAGKSFGYQESSRHRPMSALGGPASEVLWAKNRRWSGAG from the coding sequence ATGAGTGAAGGAAAGAAACGCATTCGCTTCAGGGTCGCGGGCATGCTGGCCGCGTGCGTCCGGCGTTCCGGCTTGCTCAAGCGGCTGCTTCATGCCGTGTTGGACCATGGGGATTCGGCGCTATTGCGCGAGACGCTCTTGCACGAGGATGCCAGGCGGCTCCGCGCGCTGCTCTCCGAATCCGATCACCAGCTCCTGCGCAAGTTCCTCAGCGAATCGGACCATCGCTTGCTGCGCCTCGTGCTGTTTGAAAACGACCTCGTGCTCCTGCGCTCGTTCCTCTTCGAGAAAGAGTACCGCCTCTTTGGAAAACTCGCCGCGGAGAAGAACCAGGAGGCGTTGCGCGCCGTGCTTGTCGCGCAGGACTTCCGGCTCCTCGACGCCGTCCTGCGCTTCGATAACCGGCGCGTGCTGATGCACGCGCTTCGCGCGGACGGCTTCGCCCTGTACCGGGAGGCCTCGCTGAAAGACCACGCGGCCGCGCTCGCCGCCTTGCTGGCCACGGATGAAGGGCTGGACGCGCTGCAGTCCGTGTTCCGCCGGGACGGCGGCGAACGTCTGGCGGACCTGCTCCGCCGGCAAGACTTCCGCCCGCTGCGCGAACTTCTCGAATCCAGGCACGGACGGGTATTACTCGAATTCCTGAAATGGCGGGAAGGGTCGATACTGAGGCGGCTCCTGGTTGACCATGATTTGCTGCCGGAGATCATGGACAACGAGCCCAATCGCGGCGCCATCGCACTCGAAACCATGCGGCGGCGGCTGGAAAAGCTGTTCGCGCGGAGTCCCGGACTCGAAGCGCGATTCGCTCAAGCGCGCCGGGAAATCCGCAGCGAGGACCACTTGCGCGGGCGCTTTCTCGATGCCGTCATGGATGGGGATGCCGTTCAGCTCGCGCAGGGGGTCATGCGCGTGCCCGACCGTGCCGCGTTCTGGTCGCTGCTCCACGAAATCCTGCTTTACGAGGATTACTATTTCGCCTGCGACACGGACGCCCCGCGCATCATTGACTGCGGCGCGCACGTCGGGATGGCCATTTACTACTTCAAGACGCTGTACCCGCAGGCGAAAGTGACGGCGTTCGAGCCTGTGCCGCAATTGCGCGCGCTGGCCGAGTCCAACATGGCGTTGAACGGCTTCACGGACGTGGAAATCCTCCCGTTCGCGCTGTCGGAGAGACGGGAAACGCGCACGTTCTTCGTTTCGGACAGCTATTCGATGGCCGGGTCGCTGGCGGACCGGCGCGAGGCCGCGGGCGACACGGTGCATACGATCGAGGTCGAATGCGTGCCCTTGAGCGCGTATTTGCAGGAGCCGGTGCACTATCTCAAGATCGATATTGAAGGCGCGGAGGATGCAGTGTTGACGGAGGCCGGGCCATGGCTGCACAACGTCCAGCACATTTTCTGCGAATACCACCACGGGCTCGGGCTTGCCTACGACCGGCTCGCGCGTATCCTGACCCTGCTCGACCGGGCCGGGTTCGAGGTCGTCGCCGGCAAATCCTTTGGCTATCAGGAGTCCTCGCGGCACCGGCCCATGAGCGCGCTTGGCGGGCCCGCCTCGGAAGTGCTGTGGGCAAAGAATCGCCGCTGGTCCGGCGCCGGCTGA
- a CDS encoding ABC transporter ATP-binding protein has protein sequence MAPVIQVEHVYKKYSRKANEHLSYGLGDLWALFTGRRPKQGLRKDEFHAVNDISFTLEQGDSFALVGRNGSGKSTLLKMMNGLIKLDAGRIVMGGRVQALINLGAGFSPALTGRDNIYNAAALMGLNRKQTNQRIDDIVAFAELDEFIDSPVQTYSSGMKARLGFAVAVHLDPQILLIDEILAVGDYAFQNRCFARMQQLKKRGVTIVLVSHQHNSVIQLCERALWLHHGKAMEIGPSKDVVRNYLSFLEQEEAAKVAQRREPEKTAPAAQSKPSKETAPRPQGQHEGLFGPVFADPVKITKPAVIFAVDGQDTNTLRVHDDVCVRFSFSLLEHVDDLNVTLKFFTRDGLNLTTISTLNGDLLKPVHEGGVCCEVEIPDFDFTPNAYVLVIAVHEGKSYLYRDIAKEFAVIGGETFTWGIRDFQYVYRVGGATVYDTRRSS, from the coding sequence ATGGCCCCGGTAATTCAGGTCGAGCACGTGTACAAGAAGTACTCGCGCAAGGCCAATGAGCATCTGAGTTACGGGCTGGGCGACCTGTGGGCGCTGTTCACGGGCCGGCGCCCGAAACAGGGCCTGCGCAAGGACGAATTCCACGCCGTGAACGACATATCGTTCACGCTGGAACAAGGCGACAGTTTCGCATTGGTCGGGCGCAACGGTTCCGGCAAATCGACCCTGCTCAAAATGATGAACGGGCTCATCAAGCTCGACGCCGGCCGCATTGTCATGGGCGGGCGCGTCCAGGCGCTCATCAATCTCGGGGCCGGGTTCAGCCCGGCGCTGACGGGGCGCGACAACATTTACAACGCGGCCGCGCTCATGGGCTTGAACCGGAAACAGACGAATCAGCGAATCGACGACATCGTCGCGTTCGCCGAACTGGACGAGTTCATCGACAGCCCGGTGCAAACTTACAGTTCCGGCATGAAAGCCCGCCTCGGCTTTGCCGTCGCCGTGCACCTCGACCCGCAGATCCTGCTTATCGACGAAATCCTCGCCGTGGGCGACTACGCGTTCCAGAACCGCTGTTTCGCGCGAATGCAGCAGTTGAAGAAACGCGGTGTCACGATCGTGCTCGTGTCGCACCAGCACAACAGCGTCATTCAACTCTGCGAACGCGCGCTCTGGCTGCACCACGGCAAGGCGATGGAAATCGGGCCGTCGAAAGACGTCGTCCGCAACTATCTCAGCTTTCTCGAGCAGGAGGAAGCGGCAAAAGTCGCACAGCGCCGGGAACCAGAGAAAACCGCGCCCGCGGCGCAGTCCAAGCCGTCAAAAGAAACGGCCCCAAGACCGCAGGGCCAGCATGAGGGGCTCTTTGGCCCCGTCTTCGCGGATCCGGTCAAGATCACGAAGCCCGCGGTCATTTTCGCCGTGGACGGGCAGGATACGAACACGCTTCGCGTCCACGATGACGTGTGCGTGCGTTTCTCCTTTTCGCTGCTGGAGCACGTCGACGACCTGAACGTAACGCTCAAGTTCTTCACGCGCGACGGACTGAACCTTACCACGATTTCGACCTTGAACGGCGACCTGCTCAAACCGGTGCACGAGGGCGGGGTGTGCTGCGAGGTCGAGATCCCCGACTTCGACTTCACGCCGAACGCCTACGTGCTGGTAATCGCCGTACACGAGGGGAAAAGCTATCTGTACCGCGACATCGCTAAGGAATTCGCCGTGATTGGCGGCGAGACCTTCACGTGGGGCATCCGCGATTTTCAGTACGTGTACCGCGTCGGCGGCGCCACGGTCTACGATACGCGCCGATCCTCCTGA